One genomic region from Arthrobacter pigmenti encodes:
- a CDS encoding hydroxymethylglutaryl-CoA lyase → MTRTTALRDVTLRDGLQLTGGVLATDRKVSIVRSLLAAGVPALEIGSMARPDLVPPMANTLEVIEALTPEELEKCWIWVATPRHVQKATAAGAKNVQYCLSVSDAHNQANIGRTTEASMAALPEAVGYANDAGATIQLCLATSFTCPFEGRIDPERVLALVADERSAGTNDVVICDTLGHAVPQEVGSLIRRTTELSPERGVVYHGHDTWGMGVANALAAIDAGAYMVDGALAGLGGCPFAPGASGNTSSEDILFATRPGWLTPSSFAELVTLGEGVIAELGEDNRSKAAQGARSKASAFEWVI, encoded by the coding sequence ATGACCCGCACAACCGCGCTCCGCGACGTAACCTTGCGCGACGGACTGCAGCTGACCGGCGGCGTCCTTGCCACCGACCGCAAGGTCAGCATTGTCCGTTCCCTCCTTGCCGCCGGGGTGCCCGCCCTCGAAATCGGTTCCATGGCGCGGCCGGACCTGGTACCGCCCATGGCCAACACCCTTGAGGTCATCGAGGCGCTCACGCCTGAGGAACTTGAGAAGTGCTGGATCTGGGTGGCCACCCCGCGCCACGTACAGAAGGCCACCGCAGCAGGCGCCAAGAACGTCCAGTACTGCCTCAGCGTCTCCGATGCCCACAACCAGGCCAACATCGGGCGCACCACCGAGGCGAGCATGGCCGCACTGCCGGAGGCCGTGGGGTACGCGAACGACGCCGGAGCCACCATCCAGCTCTGCCTGGCGACGTCGTTCACCTGCCCCTTCGAAGGGCGCATCGACCCGGAACGGGTGCTCGCGCTGGTAGCCGACGAGCGCTCGGCTGGAACCAACGACGTCGTCATCTGTGACACCCTCGGCCACGCCGTCCCGCAGGAAGTCGGCAGCCTGATCCGCAGGACCACTGAGCTATCCCCGGAGCGCGGGGTGGTGTACCACGGGCACGACACCTGGGGGATGGGGGTCGCCAACGCACTTGCCGCGATCGACGCCGGCGCCTACATGGTGGACGGGGCGCTCGCCGGCCTGGGCGGTTGCCCGTTCGCACCCGGCGCCTCGGGCAACACCTCGAGTGAGGACATCCTGTTCGCTACGCGCCCGGGGTGGCTCACGCCGTCGTCGTTCGCTGAACTGGTCACCCTCGGCGAAGGCGTCATCGCGGAACTGGGCGAGGACAACCGGTCCAAGGCCGCCCAGGGCGCACGCTCCAAGGCCAGCGCCTTCGAGTGGGTTATCTAA
- a CDS encoding IclR family transcriptional regulator: MPATADTGPAPLLVLNKITSILDAFSLSRPELTLADIRKATGLPTSTVQRLVGNLVANGFLDRTQDGYRVGVKMAYWAAPAAHGVEILETLKPVMKELRDSLGETVCFYQSSLEYRVCVAMAETHHMLRRAMHVGDILPLHAGSAGRVLLAYDRPLADRILAMDLDPLTAGTITDREILRDAIEKTRVDGYAITIGERESGSSGLSAPVFNAQADIMGALTIMGPSLRMTPELCESWVENLLEATERITRMIGGRLPGEKTLR; the protein is encoded by the coding sequence ATGCCTGCAACTGCTGACACGGGACCCGCTCCCCTGCTGGTCCTCAACAAGATCACGAGCATCCTTGACGCCTTCTCGCTCAGCAGGCCCGAACTCACCCTCGCGGACATCCGCAAGGCCACGGGGTTGCCGACCTCCACCGTGCAGCGGCTCGTCGGCAACCTGGTGGCCAACGGCTTCCTCGACCGCACCCAGGACGGCTACCGGGTTGGCGTGAAGATGGCGTACTGGGCAGCTCCGGCCGCGCACGGCGTCGAAATCCTCGAGACCCTGAAGCCGGTCATGAAGGAACTGCGGGATTCCCTCGGCGAAACCGTCTGCTTCTACCAGTCGTCGCTGGAGTACCGCGTGTGCGTGGCGATGGCCGAGACCCACCACATGCTGCGCCGCGCCATGCACGTTGGCGACATCCTGCCGCTCCACGCAGGCTCCGCCGGCCGGGTGCTCCTGGCCTATGACCGGCCACTTGCCGATCGCATCCTCGCCATGGACCTTGATCCGCTGACCGCCGGAACCATCACCGACCGGGAGATTCTCCGCGACGCGATAGAGAAGACCCGCGTGGATGGCTACGCGATTACGATCGGCGAGCGCGAATCCGGCTCCAGCGGCCTGTCCGCGCCGGTCTTCAACGCGCAGGCGGACATCATGGGCGCCCTGACGATCATGGGGCCGTCCTTGCGTATGACTCCCGAACTCTGTGAGTCCTGGGTCGAGAACCTCCTCGAGGCAACCGAGCGCATCACCCGCATGATCGGTGGGCGGCTGCCCGGCGAGAAAACGCTTAGATAA
- a CDS encoding DUF72 domain-containing protein: MSPSVPTARIGISGWRYAPWRKNFYPVGLPQRLELEYASQHLDTIEINGTFYSLQRPTSFVQWRDTAPDAFRFSVKGPRFITHMLGLRNAETALANFFASGVLALGSKLGPILWQLPATRRFDAELLEGFLSQLPTTTTAAASLAKGHDDRLKDRNWTETDADRPLCHALEVRHESFRDEACYEILRKHSVAMVVADSAEKWPQFREVTGGVVYVRLHGSTELYTSGYSDKELDEWAGLVHGWLTGSGCPDGQGRDVHVYFDNDVKVHAPFNAIALAGRLSTMRR; the protein is encoded by the coding sequence ATGAGCCCGTCAGTCCCGACAGCCCGCATCGGCATTTCGGGCTGGCGATACGCACCGTGGCGGAAAAACTTCTATCCGGTTGGGCTGCCGCAGCGGCTCGAGCTCGAGTACGCCTCCCAGCATCTCGACACGATCGAAATCAACGGCACCTTCTACTCCTTACAGCGACCAACCAGCTTTGTTCAGTGGCGGGACACAGCACCGGATGCTTTCCGCTTCTCCGTCAAGGGCCCGCGCTTCATCACGCACATGCTGGGCCTGCGGAACGCGGAAACGGCTCTCGCGAACTTCTTCGCGTCGGGTGTTCTCGCCCTCGGCTCCAAGCTTGGACCTATCCTCTGGCAGCTGCCCGCCACCCGCCGCTTCGACGCGGAACTTCTCGAGGGCTTCCTTTCCCAACTGCCAACGACGACGACGGCCGCCGCCTCTCTCGCCAAAGGCCACGACGATCGCCTCAAGGACCGCAACTGGACAGAGACCGACGCTGATCGGCCGCTATGCCACGCCCTCGAGGTCCGCCACGAGAGCTTCCGGGACGAAGCGTGTTACGAGATTCTCCGGAAGCATTCGGTGGCCATGGTGGTGGCCGACTCCGCCGAAAAGTGGCCGCAGTTCCGGGAGGTGACCGGCGGCGTCGTTTATGTGCGCCTGCACGGCAGCACGGAGCTGTATACGAGTGGCTACTCCGACAAGGAACTGGATGAGTGGGCGGGACTGGTCCACGGTTGGCTTACGGGCAGCGGCTGCCCGGACGGGCAGGGCCGGGATGTGCACGTCTATTTCGACAATGACGTGAAGGTACATGCGCCGTTCAATGCAATCGCCCTGGCTGGGCGGTTGAGCACCATGCGGCGGTAG
- a CDS encoding adenylosuccinate synthase, with translation MPAIVIVGAQWGDEGKGKATDLLGGRVDYVVKPNGGNNAGHTVVVGGEKYELKLLPAGILSPNAIPIIGNGCVINLEALFEEIDGLVARGADTSKLRVSANAHLVAPYHQVLDKVTERFLGKRAIGTTGRGIGPAYMDKVARLGIRVQDVFDESILRQKVEGSLEQKNELLVKVYNRRDVQVEEIIEYFLSFAERLRPLVIDSTYVLNEALDAGKVVLMEGGQATFLDVDHGTYPFVTSSNPTAGGASVGSGIGPTRISRAVGIIKAYTTRVGAGPFPTELFDDMGIYLQKTGGEYGVNTGRPRRCGWYDAVLARHAARVNGFTDYFVTKLDVLTGIDRIPVCVAYDVDGVRHDEMPMTQTEFHHAKPIFEYFEGWSEDITGARTIGDLPENAQTYVRALEKMSGTRFSAIGVGPDRDQTIVINDLIAG, from the coding sequence ATGCCAGCAATTGTGATTGTCGGAGCCCAATGGGGCGACGAAGGTAAAGGCAAGGCCACAGACCTGCTCGGCGGTCGCGTCGATTACGTCGTAAAGCCGAACGGTGGCAACAACGCCGGGCACACCGTCGTCGTCGGCGGTGAAAAGTACGAACTCAAGCTCCTTCCCGCAGGCATCCTCAGCCCCAACGCAATCCCGATCATCGGTAATGGCTGCGTCATCAACCTGGAGGCATTGTTTGAGGAGATTGACGGACTCGTTGCCCGTGGTGCAGATACCTCCAAGCTCCGCGTCTCCGCGAACGCCCACCTCGTGGCCCCGTACCACCAGGTCCTGGACAAGGTCACCGAACGCTTTCTCGGCAAGCGCGCGATCGGAACTACCGGGCGCGGCATCGGCCCTGCCTATATGGACAAGGTCGCGCGCCTCGGCATCCGCGTGCAGGACGTGTTCGACGAGTCGATCCTGCGCCAGAAGGTCGAGGGCTCACTGGAGCAGAAGAATGAACTGCTGGTCAAGGTCTACAACCGGCGTGACGTCCAGGTCGAAGAGATCATCGAGTACTTCCTGTCCTTCGCCGAGCGCTTGCGGCCACTGGTCATCGACTCCACCTATGTGCTCAATGAAGCACTCGACGCCGGCAAGGTGGTCCTCATGGAGGGCGGCCAGGCAACGTTCCTCGACGTGGATCACGGCACGTACCCGTTCGTGACGTCGTCGAATCCCACCGCGGGCGGCGCCTCCGTGGGGTCAGGTATTGGCCCGACGCGCATCAGCCGGGCAGTCGGCATCATCAAGGCGTACACCACACGTGTGGGCGCGGGTCCGTTCCCCACCGAACTCTTCGACGACATGGGAATCTACCTGCAGAAGACCGGCGGTGAATACGGTGTGAACACCGGCCGGCCGCGCCGCTGTGGCTGGTACGACGCCGTTCTGGCGCGGCATGCTGCCCGCGTGAACGGCTTCACGGACTACTTCGTGACCAAGCTCGACGTCCTGACCGGCATCGACCGCATCCCCGTGTGCGTGGCGTACGACGTCGACGGCGTCCGCCACGACGAAATGCCCATGACGCAGACCGAGTTCCACCACGCCAAGCCCATCTTCGAGTACTTCGAGGGCTGGAGCGAGGACATCACGGGCGCACGGACCATCGGCGATCTCCCCGAGAATGCGCAGACCTACGTGCGGGCGCTGGAGAAGATGTCCGGCACCCGGTTCTCGGCGATCGGCGTTGGCCCGGACCGCGACCAGACCATCGTGATCAACGACCTGATCGCCGGTTAA
- a CDS encoding SurA N-terminal domain-containing protein, whose amino-acid sequence MKKKWLIGLCLAGSLAFATGCAGNTEAEPAPEESASSTPAEAPTPDLEGIPDVVAVVNGLEIPKDEFITSYEGAFQQMSMQSQMTGQEVNQEQLKTQTLDNLIGNKLLIQEADKRGIEASEEAVAAETDKLVKSNNFADAEELFAKLEEVQGIPKEEATTQIEQQVRLNTLLAEETGDVTPTEEELKAAYEEAKAQGAAAQGGEIPPFEEVRPQLEQQAVAQKQNEAAAALVEKLRESGEVTSNL is encoded by the coding sequence GTGAAGAAGAAGTGGCTGATCGGCCTGTGCTTAGCCGGATCGCTCGCGTTTGCGACGGGCTGCGCGGGAAATACCGAGGCGGAACCGGCTCCGGAGGAAAGCGCCTCCAGCACCCCGGCCGAAGCACCGACGCCGGACCTTGAGGGGATCCCCGACGTCGTCGCCGTCGTCAACGGCCTCGAAATCCCGAAAGACGAGTTCATCACCTCGTATGAGGGCGCATTTCAGCAGATGTCCATGCAGTCGCAGATGACCGGCCAGGAGGTCAACCAGGAACAGCTGAAGACGCAGACGCTGGATAACCTGATCGGCAATAAGCTGCTCATCCAGGAAGCGGACAAGCGCGGGATCGAAGCATCCGAAGAGGCCGTCGCAGCCGAGACCGACAAGCTCGTGAAGTCCAACAACTTCGCCGACGCGGAAGAGCTGTTCGCGAAACTCGAGGAGGTGCAGGGCATCCCCAAGGAGGAGGCCACCACCCAGATTGAACAGCAGGTCCGGCTGAACACCCTGCTCGCGGAAGAAACCGGCGACGTCACGCCCACCGAGGAAGAACTGAAGGCAGCCTACGAGGAAGCGAAGGCACAGGGCGCAGCGGCCCAGGGCGGCGAAATACCGCCGTTCGAGGAGGTCCGCCCCCAGCTCGAGCAGCAGGCCGTCGCCCAGAAGCAGAATGAAGCGGCAGCTGCCCTGGTGGAAAAGCTCCGCGAAAGCGGCGAGGTAACCAGCAACCTCTAG
- a CDS encoding alanine racemase — translation MPNLNGHLPLQSLPQLLLDVAAIDSNIALKERWAAERSMVLAPHIKTTMTREIVHRQLPGAWGVTVATAGQAVHAAAWGARRILIANEVVFTPQVLQLRRLLEADHTLDIFCLTDSVAGVTVLAEVFDGAGPRLNVLIDVGVAGGRTGIRTADEAPALADEIHRHPGLRLAGVSAYEGIAPNLRTAENLEQVDSHCRMARTIFEGLRERFGEQPIFSIGGSAFQDRAAQFLPAGAINVLRSGCYVIHDHGTYADVSPLPGLRPAAVVRAVVLSVPEEARAVLGAGKRELAYDAGLPTLVAHHRNGEAQVEPAGVVVKLFDHHAIVESADGLVVGDTVDLGISHPCSVFDRWRSVLAVHGNATELWHPQF, via the coding sequence ATGCCGAACCTCAACGGACACCTCCCCCTGCAAAGCCTCCCGCAACTGCTGCTGGATGTTGCGGCTATCGACTCCAACATCGCGTTGAAGGAACGGTGGGCGGCAGAACGGTCAATGGTCCTCGCGCCGCACATCAAAACCACAATGACCCGCGAGATTGTGCACAGGCAACTGCCCGGCGCGTGGGGCGTAACGGTTGCGACCGCGGGCCAGGCGGTTCACGCTGCTGCGTGGGGCGCTCGCCGGATCCTGATCGCCAACGAGGTGGTGTTCACACCGCAGGTCCTGCAGCTGCGGCGGTTGCTGGAGGCGGACCACACACTGGACATCTTCTGCCTTACCGATTCGGTGGCGGGCGTGACCGTGCTGGCAGAGGTTTTCGACGGCGCCGGTCCGCGACTCAACGTGCTCATCGACGTCGGCGTCGCGGGGGGTCGGACCGGCATCAGGACAGCGGACGAAGCCCCGGCACTGGCTGATGAGATCCACCGGCACCCAGGACTCCGGCTGGCGGGCGTCAGTGCCTACGAGGGAATTGCGCCGAACCTCCGCACGGCGGAGAACCTTGAGCAGGTGGACTCGCACTGCCGGATGGCCCGGACCATCTTCGAAGGGCTTCGGGAACGGTTCGGGGAGCAGCCGATTTTCTCGATCGGCGGCTCTGCCTTCCAGGATCGGGCTGCGCAGTTCCTGCCCGCCGGAGCGATCAATGTCCTCCGCTCGGGCTGCTACGTCATCCACGACCACGGGACGTACGCCGACGTCTCACCGCTGCCGGGGCTGCGGCCCGCGGCGGTGGTGCGCGCCGTCGTTCTCTCCGTGCCAGAGGAAGCCAGGGCGGTGCTCGGGGCAGGCAAGAGGGAGCTGGCGTACGACGCCGGCCTGCCCACCCTTGTTGCGCATCACCGGAACGGCGAGGCGCAGGTGGAGCCGGCCGGCGTCGTCGTCAAGCTCTTCGACCACCACGCCATCGTGGAGAGCGCGGACGGGCTGGTAGTCGGTGACACGGTGGACCTTGGGATCTCGCACCCGTGCTCGGTGTTCGACCGGTGGCGGTCAGTGCTGGCGGTGCACGGCAACGCGACGGAACTGTGGCACCCGCAGTTCTAG
- a CDS encoding carbon-nitrogen hydrolase family protein — protein sequence MKISVGQFRPGGDVLANIETMRELARQASADGSQLIVFPEESMFSIGKVDGDLAVAVEANWSGFVQQLSFLAAELNIAVVAGGYEASGEERPYNTLVLIDSTGKIVETYRKLHLYDAFSYHESKRIKPGDGGIKVVPVGDLTVGLMTCYDLRFPELARALADQGADVVLVPAAWFKGDHKIEHWETLLRARAIENTVWVAAAGTSSAHTIGHSVILDPMGVPQVFLNDEERGVVTADVNRRRIDEVREFLPVLRNRRFARNEDIVESH from the coding sequence ATGAAGATCAGCGTCGGACAGTTCAGGCCGGGCGGCGATGTCCTGGCCAACATCGAAACCATGCGGGAACTTGCGCGGCAGGCCAGCGCTGATGGATCGCAGCTGATCGTCTTCCCCGAGGAATCAATGTTCTCCATCGGCAAGGTGGACGGGGATCTGGCCGTTGCGGTGGAAGCGAACTGGTCCGGTTTCGTGCAGCAGCTATCCTTCCTTGCGGCGGAACTGAACATCGCCGTCGTCGCCGGCGGTTACGAAGCCAGCGGCGAGGAGCGCCCGTACAACACGCTCGTGCTGATTGACTCGACCGGCAAGATCGTTGAGACGTACCGCAAGCTTCACCTCTATGACGCCTTCAGCTACCACGAGTCCAAGCGCATCAAACCGGGCGACGGCGGCATCAAGGTGGTGCCGGTGGGCGACCTTACCGTTGGGCTGATGACCTGCTATGACCTGCGCTTCCCGGAACTCGCGCGGGCGCTCGCGGACCAGGGGGCCGACGTCGTGCTGGTGCCCGCCGCCTGGTTCAAGGGCGACCACAAGATTGAACATTGGGAGACCCTGCTGCGTGCGCGGGCGATCGAAAACACGGTCTGGGTTGCGGCAGCCGGCACCTCCAGCGCTCACACCATCGGCCACTCCGTCATCCTCGATCCAATGGGCGTGCCGCAGGTCTTCCTGAACGACGAGGAACGCGGCGTGGTCACTGCTGATGTGAACCGGCGCCGGATCGATGAGGTGCGTGAGTTCCTTCCCGTGCTGCGTAACCGCCGGTTCGCCCGCAACGAGGACATCGTCGAGTCCCACTAA
- a CDS encoding ABC transporter permease produces the protein MTTTTLNVRSGTAVMVGRELRRTVRSIDGLVLSIVLPAMILLSFVVIFGGAMNTGTEYVDYVVPAVIVLCAGYGAANTAVSVATDMTTGTIGRFRTLPTYGSAVLVGHVITSVLRNLASSAVVVGVSFALGFRPSGNVAGWLTAVGILLVFVVAMTWIACLLGLLLSPEAASGSTFLMIFLPYISSGFVPVNTLPEWIRGIAEHQPLTPVIEAVRSNLMGNTAYDDVWLALAWWIPLGVAAHAGAAVLFQRTRKR, from the coding sequence ATGACCACCACCACGCTGAACGTCCGCTCCGGAACCGCCGTCATGGTGGGCCGGGAACTCCGCCGCACAGTCCGCAGCATTGACGGCCTGGTGCTCTCGATCGTGCTGCCCGCGATGATCCTGCTGTCCTTCGTGGTGATCTTCGGCGGCGCCATGAACACCGGCACGGAGTATGTGGACTACGTGGTGCCCGCTGTGATTGTCCTGTGCGCGGGGTACGGTGCCGCGAACACGGCAGTCTCCGTGGCAACCGATATGACCACCGGCACCATCGGCCGGTTCCGCACCCTGCCTACCTACGGTTCCGCCGTCCTCGTGGGCCACGTCATAACCAGCGTCCTACGCAACCTTGCTTCCTCGGCCGTGGTGGTCGGTGTCTCCTTTGCGCTCGGCTTCAGGCCCTCCGGGAACGTGGCGGGCTGGCTGACGGCGGTCGGCATCCTGCTCGTGTTCGTAGTCGCGATGACCTGGATAGCCTGCCTCCTTGGCCTACTGCTCAGCCCGGAAGCAGCCAGCGGCTCCACCTTCCTGATGATCTTCCTGCCCTACATCAGTAGCGGGTTTGTCCCGGTCAATACGCTTCCGGAGTGGATCCGCGGCATTGCCGAGCACCAGCCGCTCACACCGGTAATTGAAGCCGTGCGGTCCAACCTGATGGGCAACACCGCGTACGACGACGTCTGGCTGGCTCTCGCGTGGTGGATTCCCTTGGGCGTGGCAGCGCATGCCGGCGCAGCTGTGCTGTTCCAGCGCACCCGGAAGCGCTAG